Proteins from a single region of Hydra vulgaris chromosome 12, alternate assembly HydraT2T_AEP:
- the LOC105846887 gene encoding uncharacterized protein LOC105846887 translates to MRVINPPGGKTNINIYREESIDNSQVLTVNKCQEERMKSSIFDGVYESKKDIQTNQNEMICIVEQKKISDEVDDIKCCEEKKIAGVPTITALGSIYSNGRLPHRKISPLSVRNNQSHIFD, encoded by the exons atgag GGTTATTAACCCACCTGGTGgcaaaactaatattaatatctATAGAGAAGAGTCAATTGATAATTCTCAAGTATTGACGGTTAACAAATGTCAGGAAGAACGAATGAAGTCAAGTATTTTTGATGGAGTTTATGAGTctaaaaaagatattcaaacaaatcaaaatgAGATGATTTGTATTGTTGAACAGAAAAAAATCTCTGATGAAGTAGATGACATAAAATGTTGCGAAGAAAAGAAAATAGCAGGAGTACCAACCATAACAGCTTTAGGTTCAATTTATTCAAACGGAAGACTACCTCACCGAAAAATTTCTCCCCTGTCAGTACGAAATAATCAATCgcatatttttgattaa